A section of the Citrus sinensis cultivar Valencia sweet orange chromosome 8, DVS_A1.0, whole genome shotgun sequence genome encodes:
- the LOC102621948 gene encoding probable leucine-rich repeat receptor-like protein kinase At1g35710: MVLPNLRNDLVIFSLAFFILFCVLNFPLIVSSYYMEEARALLRWKTSLRNHNNGSPLSSWTLNNVTKTGSCAWVGIHCNHGGRVNSINLTSIGLKGTLHDFSFSSFLHLTYLDLQCNQLFGNIPPQISNISKLKYLSLSSNSFSGDIPPQIGHLSYLKTLHLFENQLSGSIPHEVSRLSSLNNLSLHSNYLEDLIPQSLGNLTNLVTLYIYNNSLSGLIPSEIGNLKSLSDLELGNNKLSGSIPHSLGNLTNLVTLYIHNNSLSGLIPSEIGNLKFLSNLALSSNKLSGSIPQSLGNLSNLAMLYLYNNSLSSLIPSEIGNLKSLSDLELGNNKLSGSIPHSLGNLTNLVTLYIHNNSLSGLIPSEIGNLKFLSNLALSSNKLSGSIPQSLGNLSNLAMLYLYSNSLFGSIPNELGNLKSLSDLELAYNKLIGSIPHSLGNLTNLVTLYINNNSLSGSIPSELGNLKSLSVLDLGFNKLSGSLHISLSNLTNLAYLNLYKNSLSGAIPEEYQKLVKLTMLFLGNNQFQGPIPNLRNLTSLVRVRLNENHLTGNISESFGIYPNLTFIDLSHNYFYGEISSHWGRCPKLGTLDFSINNITGNIPPEIGYSSQLKVLDLSSNHIVGEIPTELSKLSFFIKLILAQNQLSGQLSPKLGLLVQLEYLDLSSNRLSNSIPESLGNLVKLHYLNLSNNQFSWEIPIKLGDLIHLSELDLSHNILERAIPSQICIMQSLEKLNLSYNSLSGFIPRCFDEMHGLQRIDISYNELRGPIPNSTAFRDAPIEALQGNKGLCGDFKGLPSCKALKSNKQALRKIWIVVLFPLLGIVALLISLIGLFFKFQQRKNNSQSQQTSPRNTSGLLSMLTFEGKIVYEEIIRATNDFDDKHCIGKGRQGSVYKAELGSEEIVAVKKFHSPLPSEMTFQQEFLNEVKALTEIRHRNIVKFYGFCSHARHSFIVYEYLQMGSLAMILSNDAAAKDLEWTQRMNVIKGIAHALSYMHNDCFPPIVHRDLSSKHVLLDFENEAHVSDFGIAKFLKPDSSNWAELAGTHGYVAPELAYTMKVTEKCDVYSFGVLALEVTKGKHPEDFISSISSSSLNLNIALDEMLDPRLPTPSRNVQEKLITIVEVAISCLDESPESRPTMQKVSQLLKI, encoded by the exons ATGGTGTTACCAAACTTGAGAAATGATTTAGTAATTTTCTCACTGGCTTTTTTTATCctattttgtgttttaaattttccaCTGATTGTTTCTTCTTATTATATGGAAGAAGCCCGTGCACTTCTCAGATGGAAAACTAGCCTTCGAAATCATAATAATGGATCTCCCCTATCTTCATGGACTCTTAACAATGTCACCAAAACAGGCTCGTGTGCTTGGGTTGGAATTCATTGCAACCATGGTGGAAGAGTCAATAGTATTAACCTCACAAGTATAGGTTTAAAAGGTACGCTTCATGATTTCTCATTCTCATCGTTTCTTCATCTCACATATCTTGATCTTCAATGCAATCAACTCTTTGGAAACATCCCGCCTCAAATTAGTAACATTTCAAAACTCAAGTATCTTAGTTTATCATCCAATTCGTTTTCTGGTGACATACCGCCACAAATTGGCCACCTAAGTTATCTCAAGACCCTTCACTTGTTCGAGAATCAGCTAAGTGGCTCAATTCCTCATGAAGTAAGTAGATTAAGTTCTCTAAACAACCTTTCTTTGCactcaaattatttagaaGATTTAATCCCGCAGTCTTTGGGTAACTTAACCAACTTGGTTACCTTGTATATTTATAACAATTCACTTTCTGGCTTAATTCCAAGTGAAATAGGAAACTTGAAGTCTCTTTCCGATCTAGAATTGGGCAATAATAAACTCAGTGGATCGATTCCTCATTCTTTGGGTAACTTAACCAACTTGGTTACCTTGTATATTCATAACAATTCACTTTCTGGCTTAATTCCAAGTGAAATAGGAAACTTGAAGTTTCTTTCTAATCTAGCATTGAGTAGTAATAAACTCAGTGGCTCAATCCCTCAATCTTTGGGCAATTTGAGCAACTTAGCTATGCTGTATCTTTATAACAATTCACTTTCTAGCTTAATTCCAAGTGAAATAGGAAATTTGAAGTCTCTTTCCGATCTAGAATTGGGCAACAATAAACTCAGTGGATCGATTCCTCATTCTTTGGGTAACTTAACCAACTTGGTTACCTTGTATATTCATAACAATTCACTTTCTGGCTTAATTCCAAGTGAAATAGGAAACTTGAAGTTTCTTTCTAATCTAGCATTGAGCAGTAATAAACTCAGTGGCTCAATCCCTCAATCTTTAGGCAATTTGAGCAACTTAGCTATGTTGTATCTTTATAGCAATTCACTTTTTGGTTCAATTCCAAATGAATTAGGAAACCTGAAGTCTCTTTCCGATCTAGAATTGGCCTACAATAAACTCATTGGCTCGATTCCTCATTCTTTGGGTAACTTAACCAACTTGGTTACCTTgtatattaataacaattcaCTTTCTGGTTCAATTCCAAGTGAATTAGGAAACCTGAAGTCTCTTTCCGTTCTAGATTTAGGGTTCAATAAACTCAGTGGCTCACTCCATATTTCTTTGAGTAACTTGACCAACTTGGCTTACTTGAATTTGTATAAGAATTCACTTTCTGGTGCCATCCCTGAAGAATATCAAAAACTTGTGAAGTTGACTATGCTATTTTTAGGTAATAACCAATTTCAAGGTCCAATTCCCAATTTGCGAAATTTGACAAGCCTTGTAAGAGTACGTCTCAATGAAAACCATCTCACTGGAAATATATCTGAATCTTTTGGTATTTATCCAAACTTAACTTTCATAGATCTCAGCCACAATTACTTTTATGGTGAAATCTCATCTCACTGGGGAAGATGTCCAAAGTTAGGCACTTTagatttttctataaataacaTTACTGGCAATATACCTCCTGAAATTGGGTACTCATCTCAGTTAAAAGTTCTTGATCTGTCATCTAATCATATTGTTGGCGAGATTCCAACAGAACTTAGTAAGCTTAGTTTTTTTATCAAGCTCATTTTGGCTCAAAATCAGCTCTCTGGACAACTATCTCCAAAACTCGGGTTACTCGTTCAACTCGAGTACCTTGACTTGTCTTCAAATAGATTAAGCAATTCAATCCCAGAAAGTCTTGGCAACTTGGTCAAATTGCATTACTTAAATTTAAGCAATAATCAGTTCAGTTGGGAAATTCCAATTAAATTGGGGGATTTAATTCATCTTTCAGAATTAGATCTGAGTCATAACATTCTTGAAAGAGCAATACCGTCTCAAATCTGCATTATGCAAAGCTTGGAGAAGCTGAATCTCTCCTACAATAGCCTCTCTGGTTTCATTCCAAGATGCTTTGATGAAATGCATGGCCTGCAACGCATTGACATATCCTACAATGAGTTACGAGGTCCAATTCCTAACAGCACAGCATTCAGAGATGCTCCAATAGAAGCATTACAAGGGAACAAAGGATTATGCGGAGACTTCAAAGGACTTCCATCTTGCAAAGCATTAAAGTCAAATAAACAAGCTTTGAGAAAGATCTGGATTGTTGTGTTGTTCCCTCTCTTAGGGATTGTtgctcttttaatttctttgattgGACTGTTCTTTAAGTTTCAACAAAGGAAGAATAACTCACAATCACAACAGACTAGCCCTAGAAATACTTCGGGTTTGCTTTCAATGTTAACTTTTGAAGGAAAAATCGTGTATGAAGAAATTATTAGAGCAACAAATGACTTTGATGACAAGCACTGCATTGGAAAGGGTAGACAAGGAAGTGTTTACAAAGCTGAACTAGGTTCTGAAGAAATCGTTGCGGTCAAGAAATTTCATTCGCCACTCCCAAGTGAGATGACATTTCAGCAAGAATTCTTGAATGAAGTCAAGGCTTTGACTGAGATACGACATCGTAATATTGTGAAGTTTTATGGCTTTTGTTCACATGCCCGGCACTCGTTTATAGTTTATGAATATCTTCAAATGGGTAGCTTGGCCATGATCCTAAGCAATGACGCAGCAGCAAAGGATTTGGAATGGACACAGAGAATGAATGTGATAAAAGGTATAGCTCATGCATTGTCTTACATGCACAATGATTGTTTCCCACCAATTGTTCATAGAGATCTATCAAGCAAACATGTGCTGTTAGATTTCGAGAATGAAGCCCATGTTTCAGATTTTGGAATTGCCAAGTTTCTCAAGCCAGACTCATCCAATTGGGCAGAACTTGCGGGCACACATGGATATGTTGCACCAg aaCTTGCATACACAATGAAAGTTACTGAAAAGTGCGACGTGTATAGCTTTGGAGTGTTGGCATTGGAAGTGACAAAGGGGAAGCATCCAGAAGATTTTATTTCCTCAATTTCCTCTTCATCTTTGAACTTGAACATAGCACTAGATGAAATGTTGGACCCTCGGCTTCCAACTCCATCGCGCAATGTTCAAGAAAAATTGATAACAATCGTGGAAGTTGCCATTTCATGCTTAGATGAGAGTCCTGAATCTAGACCAACTATGCAGAAGGTGTCTCAATTGTTGAAGATCTag